GGTGGCCGCCGCCGACCCCGATGCCGACGACGCCTCCCACTCCGAGCGGGAGGAGAGGCGGAAGGTCAACCTCTCCACCTCGCTCGACGGCATGGGGTTCCTCGACGGCCTGCTCACCACCGAGGCCAACGCCATCCTGCGAGCGCAGCTGGAGGCCATCACCGACGACCTCCACCGCTGGGGCCTCTCCAGTGGAGCCGACGGCACCCGGCTCGCCGCCGCCCAGCTCCGCCACGACGCCCTGGTCGAGATGGCCCGCCGGGCGGCGGCATCCGCCACGGCGGTCGACGTGCGGCGCGACGCCAGGCACCGGGCCGAGGAGGCCGTCGCCGCCCGCGACACCGAGGACGCAGAGGACGACGTTGCGGGCGGTGGCCACTCGGCCGACGAGCCGGACCACAGCGACCGGGCACCGGAGGGCGAGGACCGGGCGGACGTCGAGGCGGACCCGGCCGGGCAGGACCCTCTCGACGTCGGTGGTGCGACGGGTGGTCCCTCGTCCCCCGAAGGTGGGTCCGACCTCGACCGTCGCCCTGACGCCGGTCACCTGGCTGCGCTGCTCGGGCCCGACGACCTCGACGACGACGAGCACGACGGCGACCCCGGCGACGTGCCACCGGGTGGCCAGGACCCGTGCTCGCACCAGACCGCCGCTCAGGGGCTCCTGCTGCCTCCCGGCCTGCCGCCGCCCGGCGCCGGACCCCCGACCACGGGTGCCGAGCCCGACGACAAGGTCGCCGGCGGGCTCGGACGGCCGCTCTTCACCGCCCTCATCGACCTCGACAGCCTCGAGGGTCGAGAGCCCCGAGACCTCCTCGCCCGCCGGGCCGAGGTCGTCGGCGTCGGACCCCTGTCGACCGCGGACGTCGCTCGCCACCTGTGCGACGCCGGCATCTCCCGGGTCGTCACCTGCGGCCGCTCGCTCCCCCTCGACGTCGGCGCCGTGTCCCGCACCGCCACCCCCGCCCAGTGGCGGGCCCTCATCGCCCACTCAGCCACCTGCGAGTTCCCCTTCTGCACCGCGCCGTGGGAGTGGTGCGAGGCCCACCACCTCGAGCACTGGACGGCGACCCACCGGACTGCGCTCGACGGCCTCGCCCTCGAGTGCAGCGGCCACCACCACCTGCTCCACCGCCCGGGCTGGTCGATGGCCCGCCGGCCCGACCTGACCACCGTCGTCACCCGCCCCGACGGCACCACCCTGACGGCCTGACACTCGGCGCCGACACCTGTCCTGGTGACGGTCAGCCCGGCGGGCGCCAGATCCAGGTGTCATCGACCAGCCTTCCCTCGGCTTGCCCGGCCCACCGGACACCGCCCACCACCACGGCGTCGCGACCGGCGGCCACGACGGTGTGCTCGTCGACGGGGTCGCTCCCCGGGAGCGGCTCCATGGCCAGCCACCGGTGCCGAGTGACGTCGAGCACCAGTGGACCGCGGTCGCCCGACCTGGACGCAACGGCCTGGTAGGTCGCGGCCTCGCGGCCGAACGCGCCGGCCGCTGCGGGCGGGAGGGGTCCGGCCTCCGGAGGCGGTCGCGGGCCGGCGACCCGCCCGCCCTCGCGGTCGAACACGGCCGACGACGGCGGGGGAAGCGCACGCCACCGGTCCGGACCGACCAGGAACGCGCCCCCGGACGGGTACTCACGGCCCCACCCGTTCACCTCGCCACCGTCGGCGCCTCCCAGCGCGGCAAGGGTGAGCTGGCCCTCGGACGCGAGCCACGGACCGAAGCCGATGATCTCGGAGTCCGGCAGCCGCTCCCATGACCCCGAAGCCGGGTCCAGGCGCGCGGCGAGGACGACGGCGGGTTTCTCGGACCCGGGGCTCGGGACGACCTCCTTGCCGAACAGGTACAACCGGGAGCCGTCCCACTGGGCGGTGCGGTCGAAGGAGGGCGGCAGAGGGTCGTCGGGGAGGTCGGACCACATGCCCTGCGCGGGGTCGAAGGCCCGGTCTGGTGCCTCTCCCCTCTCGTCGGTCGCCCGGACCAGGACGAGGCGGTCGTCGGTGGCCACCAGCTCGCCCCCAACCCCGGCGTCGGGCAGGCGGGTCCAGGTGTCGTCTTCGACCGAGTAGCGCAGGAACGCGCTCCCGCCGGTCGGCCGGAGGTCTCGGGTCCGCAGGTACACGTCGTCGCCCAGCACGGCGGTGGACGCCCCGGCGAAGCCCATGGGAGCGTCGGCGACGGGCCGCCACGTCCCGGTGTCGGGGTCGAGGGCGGCGCCGTCGCGCAGGGGCGCCTCCGTCGGAGCGCTGCAGTCGGCGCCGGGCGGGCAGCGGAAGGTGCTGCCGCCGAGGACGAGGACCTCCTCGCCCGTCCAGGCGGTGGCAGCGGTGGCCCGGGGCGTCAGGGGCAGGTCCTCGAGCCTCTCCCAGCCGAGGGGCGCGCCCTCGACCGGGACCGGACCGAGAGCCGACGTCGGCGCGACATCGTCGGCGCCCGGGTCCGCCCGGTCGTCGCCGAGGGCGGCCTGCACCGCGGCCAGGACGACCACGACGGCCACGCCGGCGAGCATGACGCCCGACACGCCCCGGTCACGGCGATGGTGCGTCGGTCTCTCCATGCCCCGTCCGACGTCCGCCAGACCCACCTGGTTCCCACCTGGCGAACGAGCGGGCACCGGGGCGGCCGACGGGCATCCGTCGACCTCGCCCCATCGCGGCGATGGCTCCGGGGGTGGGGCTCGAACCCACGACAAGCTGATTAACAGTCAGCTGCTCTGCCAGCTGAGCTACCCCGGAATGAGACGGTCACGGTAGCAGAGGGCCCCTCCGGCGCCGTACCTCCCATCGGCCCCGCGCCGGGCCTCCGCGCGCGAGGCTCGGGGCCCATGAAGCTCCTCGTGGCCCTGCTCACCGGTGCCGTCGCGGGGGCGGCCACCGTCGCCCTGCGGGCCCGAGCCGGGGGCTCGGCGCCCGCCCCGCTCCCCTCGCCCGGTGGGCCTGGGGGCCCGGGACGGGTCGCCGTCGACGTCAGCGACGCCCCCGTCGACCCGGCCTGACCGCCGGTCGGCCGACCCCACCTGACGCCGCCGGGTCCACCCGCCGGGGGTCAGATGTTGGCGGCGATCACGAACCCGTAGACCTGGGCGCCGGCGGCGGCCATGTGGATGCCGTCACCCGAGAAGTACTCGGGGTGCCCGTCGGAGGCCGCCTTCCAGTCGACCAGCACCGCGTGCGGGTGGCGGGCGACGGCGTCGGCCAGCACCTGGTTGACGGGCCCCTCCCACGGGCGGGTGCCGTTGAGCTGGACGCCGACCACCAGCACCTTGGGCACACCGGCGAGCGACGAGAGCACGGCGTCGGCCTCGCCCGGCGACACGTCGCCGTTGGTCCCGAGGTGGAGCACCACCCGCTCGATGCCGGGCCCCAGGTGCTGGGCCAGGACCTCGGGGGCGGAGGAGAACTGGCGGCTCTCGGCCGCGTCGACGATGCCGCACGACGGCAGGGCGTCGGCGTACTGGGGACCGGCGCCGAGCATCACCGAGTCACCGATGCAGAGCACCTGGGACGGGTCCGGGCGGGCCGGTGGCGGGGGCGGCGGAGGGGGCGGGGGCGCCGTGGTCGTGGTGGGAGGGGGCGGCGGTGCGGTCGTGGTGGTGGGCGGGGCCGTGGTCGTGGTGGGCGGCGCCGTGGTCGTCGTGGTCGACGTCGTCGTGGTCGAGGTGGTCGTCGACGCCGTGGACGTGGACGGCGCCTGCGTCGTGGGCGGGGCCACCCGCGCCGCGTCGTCGGCCCCGCCGCCGCAGGCGGCCGGGGCGAGCAGGGCCACCAGGGCGAGGGCGGCGGCCGGCACCCGTCGTCGGAGGGCCGTGGACATCGGCCCGACGCTACTGCCGCGCCCCCACCGGCCCGGGGCATCGGGATGGGCGCGCCGGGTCCGGGTCAGTCGCCGTCGAGGTAGTCGCGCAGCTTCTGGCTGCGGTGGGGGTGGCGCAGCTTGGCCAGGGTCTTGGACTCGATCTGGCGGATCCGCTCGCGGGTGACGCCGAACTCGCGGCCCACCTCCTCGAGGGTGCGGGACTGGCCGTCCTCCAGCCCGAAGCGGAGGCGCACCACCTGCTGCTCGCGCTCGTTGAGCTCGCTCATGGCCTCGACGACGGCGTCGACGAGCATGGTGCGGGCGGCGGCGTCGGCGGGGGCCTCGGCCTGGAGGTCCTCGATGAAGTCCGACAGGTTGGAGTCGTCGGCCTCCCCCACCGGCGAGTCGAGCGACAGCGGGTCCTGGGCGATGCGCAGGATCTCGCGGACCCGGGTGGGGGCCATGTCGACCTTCTCGGCCAGCTCCTCGACGGTGGGGTCGCGCTCGAGCTCCTGGAGCATCTGGCGCTGGATGCGGTGCACCTTGTTGATGGACTCGACCATGTGGACCGGGATGCGGATGGTGCGGGACTGGTCGGCGATGGCGCGGGTGATGGCCTGGCGGATCCACCAGGTGGCGTAGGTCGAGAACTTGAAGCCCTTGGTCCAGTCGAACTTCTCGACCGCCCGCATCAGGCCCAGGTTCCCCTCCTGGATGAGGTCGAGCAGCTGCATGCCGCGGCCCACGTAGCGCTTGGCCACCGACACGACGAGGCGCAGGTTGGCCTGGATGAGCTGGGACTTGGCCTCCTCGCCGTCGCGGGCGGTGCGCTCGAGGCGGCGCCGCTCGGCGAAGCCGAGGGCGTCGAGGCCGTCGGCGGCGGAGAGGTCGGCCAGCTGGGAGGCGGCGGCCGCGCCCGCCTCGATGCGCTGGGCCAGGTCGACCTCCTCGGGCCCGGTGAGAAGGGGCACCCGGCCGATCTCGCGCAGGTAGATGCGCACCGAGTCGCCCGCCCCGCTCGAGCGGTCGGGCGACGGGGCCTTCGGGACGGGGCGGCGGCGGGCCGGGGCGGCGCGCCGGGCGGGGGCGTCGATGACGCGGTCCGGGGCGGCACCGCCGGCGGCGCTGAGCGGGGGGAGCGCCGGGGCGGCGTCCTCGCCACCGGACGCGGGAGCCACCGTCGGGGGCACCGCTCCCATGGCTCCGTTCATGACCTCTCCTCGGCCCGGTCCGCCAGCCAACCTAGCAACTGGTCCTCGACCTCACGTGCGGGCCGGTTGTCGGGACGGACCTCCTCCAGACGGACCAGGAGCCAGGCGAGGAGGGGCTGGAGGGCGGCCGGGTCGCCGTCGCGCCGCAGCTCGCGACGGAGCCGGTCGACCTCCCGCAGGCCCTCGAGGCGCAGCAGGGTGCGGCGCGAGTCCTCGGGGTCGCCGGTGGCCTCCTCGGCGGCCAGGCGCACCAGCAGCTCGGAGGCACCGGGGTCGGCTGCGTCGAGCGCCGCGTGCAGGTCGCCGTCGGCCTCGCGGAGGGCCCGGAACGCGGCGGCGTGGAGGTCGTCGACGAAGAGCACCTCGTGGAGCAGCGGGAGCATGGTCGGCCGGTGGTCGGCGTCGACGGCGAGGCGCAGCGCCACCGTCTCGGGGGTGTCGGCGCCGGTGCGCCGGCGGGGCGTGGGGTCGACGGGGCGCGGGTGGGCACCGGTGCGCAGCGACGCCCGCAGCCGGTCCACGTCGATGCGGCACTCGTCGGCCACCTCCATGACGTACTGGTCCCGGATGAGCTCGCTGGGGTGCTCGCGGATGACGTCGAGCGCGGCCTGGGCGGTGCGGGCCCGGCCCTCGGGGCTGTCGGTCCTCCCCGCGGCCAGGGCCCGGCCCACGCGGAAGCCGAGGAAGGGCGTCGGGTCCTCGACCGCGGCCCGCAGCCGGTCGGGGTCGCTGCGGGCCAGGTCGCCCGGGTCCTCCCCGGCGGGGAGGTCGGCCACCACCACCTCGAGGTCGTGGGCCTGCTCCCAGGCGTAGACCCGCTCGGCCGCGGCGGCGCCGGCCGCGTCGGGGTCGAAGGCCAGCACCAGCCGGCGGGCGAAGCGCTTCAGCATGCGGACGTGCTCCTCGGTGAGCGAGGTGCCGCAGGTGGCGACGGCCTGGGTCAGCCCGGCCGAGGCGAAGCCGATGACGTCGGTGTAGCCCTCGCAGACGATGACCTCGTCGGCCTTCACCGCCGCGTCCTTGGCCCAGTTGAGGCCGTAGAGGACCTTGCTCTTGTCGTAGAGCTGGGTCTGGCCGGTGTTGCGGTACTTGGGCCCGTCGCCGCCGGGCAGCACCCGTCCGCCGAACCCGATGGGGCTGCCCTGGGCGTCGAAGATCGGGAACAGCACCCGCCCCCGGAAGAAGTCCTGCTGGCGCCGGCGGCGGTTGACGAAGCCCAGGCCGGTGTCGACCAGCTCCTTGTCCGGCAGGCGCAGGTGGCGGGCCAGCTGGTCCCAGTCGTCGGGGGCCCACCCGACCCGGAACCGCCGCACCGTCTCCCCGTCGAAGCCGCGCTGGCGGAGGTAGGCCCGGGCCGGGCCCGCCTCAGGGCCGGTGAGGAGGCGGTCGTGGTAGAAGTCGACGGCCCGCTCGAGGGCGCCGACGAGCAGCGAGCGTCGCTTGCGGCTCTCGCCCTGGCCCTTGTCGGTGTAGCGCAGCTGCACCCCGCACTGGCCGGCCAGCCACTCGATGGCCCCCACGAAGTCGGTGTGCTGCAGCTCGCGCACGAGGGTGATCACGTCGCCCTTGGCCTGGCAGCCGAAGCAGTAGTACAGCTTCTCGGTGGGGTTGATCGAGAACGACGGGGTCTTCTCGCCGTGGAACGGGCACAGCCCCACCCAGCGGGTCCCGACCCGCTTGACCTGCATGAACTGGCTGGCCACGGCGACCATGTCGGTGCGGTCGCGGACGGTGGCGATGTCGTCGTCGACGATGCCCATCAGCCCGGGCGCGCCCCCGCCGGGCCGGACGCAGCGACGGGGGTGAGCACGGGTCGGACGGTACCAGCGGGCTGCGACGGCCGGACCCGGGTTCCCCACCCCAGGACCCGCGGCGCGCCCCGGGGCTCAGCCCTCGGCGCCGTCCGTGCCGCCGGTGGCGCCGGGCACCCCCGCGGGGGCGGGGTCGGCCGTCTCGCCGGGGTCGGGACCGTCCCCGTCGGGCGGGCCGTCGCGGCGGTCGGCCCGCAGCGACGCCACGATGGTGACGGCGAGGACGACGACGATGACGCCGAGCGAGATCGGCGTGGAGATGTGGAAGTCCTCGGTCGGGAAGTCGAGCCGCTCGCCGGTGAAGGTGAGGATCATCTTGGCCCCCACGAAGGCGAGGATCGCCCCGAGGCCGTAGTTCAGGTAGCGGAAGCGGTCCTGCATCCCGTTGAGCAGGAAGTACAGCGCCCGCAGGCCGAGGATGGCGAAGGCGTTCGACGAGAAGACGATGAAGGACTCCTCGGACACGGCGAGGATGGCCGGCACGGAGTCGACGGCGAAGACCACGTCGGTGGTCTCGATCATGATGAGCACGGCCAGCAGCGGGGTGGCCAGGTGCCGCCCGTCGACCTTGGTGAACAGGTGCTGGCCGTCGTACTCGCTGGTCGAGGGGATGATGCGGCGCACGACGCGCAGCACCAGGCTGGTGTCGGGATCGACGGTGGCGTCGTCGTGGAAGGCGATCTTCTGGGCCGTGTAGAGCAGCACGAGGCCGAAGACCACGAGGGTGAAGGCCACCGCCTGGATGAGGGCCAGGCCGGCGAAGATGAAGGCGGCCCGGAGGACGAGGGCGCCGAAGATCCCCCAGAAGAGGGTGCGGAACTGGTACTTCGCCGGCACCGCGAAGTAGCTGAAGATCACCGCCCACACGAACACGTTGTCGATCGAGAGGCTCTTCTCGATGAGGAAGCCGGAGATGTACTCCCCGGCGGCCTTGGCCCCCGCGTCGACGCCGTGGACGCCGTCGGGGCCGACCCCCGACGTGCGGCCGATGTAGTACACGACGCCGGTGAAGGCGAGGCCGATCGAGATCCAGACGGCGGACTCGATGGCCGCCTCCTTGAACCTGATCTCGTGGGGGCGGCGGTGCACGACCAGCACGTCGAAGAGCAGCAGGGCCGTGATGAACCCGAGCAGCCCCGCCCACTCCCAGATGTGGATGTCGAGGTCGACGAACCTCCCGGTGCCGCCCGACGCGGCGAGGAGCAGGGTGTCCATGGTCAGGGGCCCTCCGCCTCATCGCCAGGTGCGCTGTGGTCCGGCCGGGGGTCCCTGCTCCTCCGCCCGCCACGGGCGGCGGTGGCCACCGGTCGGCGGAGCGGTCGGACCAGGAGGTCCTCCCCGGGCGCGGCCAACCTACCGGCCCCCGGACCGGGTGCGGCGCACCCGACCCGGGGCCGGCGCCTCGCCCCGGGGGGTCAGGGCGCGGGGTAGTCCTTGGGGCTCTCGTCGGGCGGCGGGTCCTCGAAGGTGGTGACGGTGCCCTCGGGGTCGAACACGGCGGCGGGCCCGTCGGGCCACTCCCCCGGCAGGTGCCGCACGCCGCCGTCGACGTAGCGGTACATGCCGGTGCCCTCGTTGTCGACCTCGTCGAGGCCCTCGACGGTGGGGTCGTACCAGATCTCGGTGGCGTCGTCGGTGCCGTTGAAGTCGTCGTAGGGCCACAGGCCATGGTCGCCGTAGGACAGCGACGGGGAGGTGACCACGTTGGGCGTCGGCTCCCGGCTGAACAGCCCGGCCTGGAACGTCTCGGGGGTGAGGTCGGGCCCGGCCAGCTGGACCCCGGCGAAGAACAGCGACGGGTTCGGGAACAGCACCGCGTTGGTGTCGACGGCCGGGGGCGGCTCGCCGTTGTACCACTCGTAGAGCTGGTAGGAGGCCGAGTTCTCGGCCGACTGGCGCACCGTCAGGGCGCTGGGCCCGAAGGCGTGGGCCCACTGGTCCTGGTCGTAGGTGCGGGCGAAGGCGTTCACGTCGACCAGGGTCGAGGGGCCGATGAGCCACTCCGGCGAGTAGCCCTGGGCGGTGGCCTCCTGGGTGAAGGTGGCCGGCGCCACCGGGTCGCCGGAGAAGATGAGCGTGGTCACCCCGGCGGCCTTGAAGCGGGCGATGACGGAGGTGGCCTGCTCCTGCAGCCGGGCCGGGTCGAGGGTGTAGGAGATGCTCTCGGCCAGGTCGATGCCCTCCTCGCCGAGGCGCTCCTCCAGCCGCTCGGCCTGGATGGCCGAGGTGTCGTTGGACTCGATCCAGAGCAGGCCGAAGGTGCGCTCCTGGTCGGTCATGGCCTCGTCGCCGGCCCACTCGGCGGGCTGGCCGGCCAGGCGCTTGGTGATGTACTCCACCAGGTGCAGCTGGAGCTGGTCGGCGTTGATGCCGACGCCGTAGAGGTAGGGCGAGCGCTCGGCGTAGAACTCCTCGTTGCCGCCCGTGCAGCCCACGCACACGACGCCCCGGGCGGCCAGCTCGTCGGCGAAGGCGCTGGTGAGCACCGGGCCGCCGAACACGGCGAAGGCCCCCATCTCGTCGGCCGCCTTCACCGCGTCGGCCCGGGCCGCGACCTCGTCGTCGCTGGTGCCCGACCCGTCGAGGAACTCGACCTCCACCGTGCGCCCGTAGGTCTGGTAGTACTCGTTGAACAGGTCGACGTAGCCCTGGTACGTGTCCTTCACGTCCTGGTTGGTGTCGTCGTTGGCGATGGCCGAGGTGACGTAGTCGAGGACGGGGTCGTCCTCGGGGGCGACGTAGACGACCACCTTGATGGAGTCCGCCGTCACCCCGTTCGAGGTGGCCCCGCCGTTGTCGTCCACGTCGGCGAAGCACTCCTGGGTGAAGAAGAAGGGGATGGCCACCTTGCCCGTCTCGGGGTCGCAGGTGTCGGGGAAGGTGACGTCGAGGTCGTCCTCCTCGGCCATCGTCCAGGAGATGGCCCCCTCGGGGAGCTCGGCGGAGGCCGCCGCCGTCTCCTCGTCGCCGCCCCCGTCGTCGTCGCCGCCGCCGGTGGCCACCACCACGGCCACGACCACGATCGCCACGACGGCGAGGGCGGCCAGGGGCCCCCAGCGTCGGAGCTGGCGGTTCCGTGCGGGTGTCGGTTCGTCACTGCTCGGCAGCATCGGGGTCTCGCTCTCGGGTCGGGGCGCGGGGCGCGGTGGTGTGTCGGGTGGGTCAGGTGGGGGCCAGGTCGCCGGAGCGGGCGATGACGCTCTCGGTGGTGCCCAGGTAGGACGCCACCACGGCGGGGTCGTCGAGCACCTCGTGGGGGGCGCCGACGGCGATGACGGCCCCCTGGTCCATGGCCACGAGGCGGTCCGAGACGGAGGTGATGAGGGGCATGTCGTGCTCGATGACGAGGACGGCGGCGCCCACCTCCTCGGCGATGCGCCGCAGGAGGGGGGCGAGGGCCTCGGTCTCGCGCTGGGCGATGCCGCTGGAGGGCTCGTCGAGCAGCACCACCGTCGGGCGGTGGGCCACCACGCAGGCCAGGTCGACGATGCGGCGCGACCCGGTGGACAGCTCGCGCACGAACTTGGAGCGGAAGGCGCCGAGGCCGAAGAGGTCCATGAGGGCCCCCACCCGCTCGGCCACGTGCTCCTCGGAGTCGTAGACGCCGGGGAGGTGGAGGGCGGCGCTCAGGGGGTCGCGGACCTCGACCCAGCGCTCCAGGGAGACGGCGATGGCCTCCTCGACGGTGAGCGCGGGCCAGAGGCGGGCGTCCTGGAAGGAGCGACCCAGGCCGTGGCGGGCCCGGGCGTCGGGGCCGAGCCCGGTGACGTCGCGACCCCGGACCTCGATGCGACCCGAGTCGGCGGGGACGAACCCGCTCACCAGGTCGAACAGGGTGGTCTTGCCCGCGCCGTTGGGGCCGATGATGCCGAGCACCTCGCCCGGGGCCACCTCGAGGGTGACCTCGTCGACGGCGCGGATGCCGCGGAAGCGCCGGGAGAGCTCGTGGGTGGCCAGGGCGGGGCGGACCTCGCCCTCCTCCACCGCCGCGACCCGCTCGTCGGCGTCGTGGCCCTCGTGGACCTCGGGCCCGCCGGCGGCCACCTCCTGCTCGGTCCGCTCGGCCAGCACCTCGATGCCGTGCACGACGCCGTGGCCGTTGCCCGCCGCCGGGCCCGCCTCCTGCACGGCGACGGCCTTGCCCGCCCCCTCCAGGAACACCGACCGGAGCACGTCGGGGCGCTCCAGCAGCTCGGCGGTGGGGCCGTGGAAGCGGATCTGGCCCTTCTCCATGAAGTAGGCGGTGTCGGCCAGGGTGAGGGCCACGTTCACCGACTGCTCGACGATGATCACGGTGGTGCCGGCCTCGGCGATGCCCCGGACGATGGGCAGCAGCTGCTCGACGATGACCGGGGCGAGCCCGAGCGAGAGCTCGTCGATCATGAGCAGGCGGGGCTCGGACAGGAAGGCCATGCCGAGGGCGAGCATCTGCTGCTGGCCGCCGGAGAGGTCGGCCGCGGGGTCGTCGAGGCGCTCCCGCAGCACCGGGAAGAAGCCGAAGACCTCCTCCAGGCGGGCCTTCGACGCGGCCCGGTCGGAGTGGCGGAGCCAGGCCCCCATCTGGAGGTTGTCGCGCACGGTGAGGTCGCCGAAGACCCCGGCCCCACCGGGCATCTGGGCGATGCCCAGGGCCGCGATCTCGTTGGGCGGGGCGTGGGTGATGTCGCGCCCGTCGAAGATCACCGCGCCGCCGTCGGCCTCGACCACGCCGGAGATGGCCTTCAGGAAGGTGGACTTGCCGGCCCCGTTGGTGCCGAGCAGGGCCACGATCTGGCCCTCGGCCACCTCCAGGTCGACGCCGAAGAGCACCTGCAGGTCGTCGTAGCCGACGTCCAGGCCGCGAGCCAGGAGCAGCTTGGCCCGGCCCTGCTCCCGCTCGAGGTGGGCCTCGGCCCGGGCCGTGGAGGCGGCCCACACCTGGGCGATGTCGGCGTTGACGCTGCGCCGGGCGGAGGCGATGACGAGGCCGCCGACGAGGAAGATGGGCGCCATGACGAGCATCCCCCAGCGGATGCCCCACCGGTCGGCGATGGCGCCGATCACCGGCAGGACCATGAGCCCGGGGATGACCCAGAGGGCGCCGACGGAGAACCCGATGGAGCGGGCCCGGGGCGGGATGGCCAGGGAGAGGGAGGCGAGGATGCCCGGGCCGAGCACGGCGAGGGCCCCGGAGATGACGACGTTGGCCGCGATGGCCAGGGCGAGGGTGGGGGCCAGGGCGAAGCCCAGCAGGCACCCGGCCACCACGAAGGCGACCAGCGACAGGAAGCGCATCACCAGGCTGGGGTCCCTGGCCACCAGCCGGGTGCCGATGCGGGCGCCGATGATGAGGCCCACCAGCTGGGCCGGCTCGACCCCG
Above is a window of Iamia majanohamensis DNA encoding:
- a CDS encoding MFS transporter encodes the protein MAAVLRDIRHPVDWLRRLTDGGPVLALVVLFGLNAVDELDRTAFGILLPEIRDAFGLGTQGILTLIALVTLLALLLQVPIAAAADRHRRVSIALAGGALWGFFSLLTGLAGGVVMLFLVRAGSGIGRATVDPTHNSLIADYYPPAVRSRVYSFHRAANAVGACVGPLTAGLLASAFGWRVPFFVFAVPTIVFVILGLFIHEPVRGAQERRAMGASESVIETEEVAPSFAEGWRMVWKIETLRRIWYSLPFLAASLIGFVSLASLMYEDQFGLDEKARGFVAAGVEPAQLVGLIIGARIGTRLVARDPSLVMRFLSLVAFVVAGCLLGFALAPTLALAIAANVVISGALAVLGPGILASLSLAIPPRARSIGFSVGALWVIPGLMVLPVIGAIADRWGIRWGMLVMAPIFLVGGLVIASARRSVNADIAQVWAASTARAEAHLEREQGRAKLLLARGLDVGYDDLQVLFGVDLEVAEGQIVALLGTNGAGKSTFLKAISGVVEADGGAVIFDGRDITHAPPNEIAALGIAQMPGGAGVFGDLTVRDNLQMGAWLRHSDRAASKARLEEVFGFFPVLRERLDDPAADLSGGQQQMLALGMAFLSEPRLLMIDELSLGLAPVIVEQLLPIVRGIAEAGTTVIIVEQSVNVALTLADTAYFMEKGQIRFHGPTAELLERPDVLRSVFLEGAGKAVAVQEAGPAAGNGHGVVHGIEVLAERTEQEVAAGGPEVHEGHDADERVAAVEEGEVRPALATHELSRRFRGIRAVDEVTLEVAPGEVLGIIGPNGAGKTTLFDLVSGFVPADSGRIEVRGRDVTGLGPDARARHGLGRSFQDARLWPALTVEEAIAVSLERWVEVRDPLSAALHLPGVYDSEEHVAERVGALMDLFGLGAFRSKFVRELSTGSRRIVDLACVVAHRPTVVLLDEPSSGIAQRETEALAPLLRRIAEEVGAAVLVIEHDMPLITSVSDRLVAMDQGAVIAVGAPHEVLDDPAVVASYLGTTESVIARSGDLAPT
- the rpoD gene encoding RNA polymerase sigma factor RpoD, which encodes MNGAMGAVPPTVAPASGGEDAAPALPPLSAAGGAAPDRVIDAPARRAAPARRRPVPKAPSPDRSSGAGDSVRIYLREIGRVPLLTGPEEVDLAQRIEAGAAAASQLADLSAADGLDALGFAERRRLERTARDGEEAKSQLIQANLRLVVSVAKRYVGRGMQLLDLIQEGNLGLMRAVEKFDWTKGFKFSTYATWWIRQAITRAIADQSRTIRIPVHMVESINKVHRIQRQMLQELERDPTVEELAEKVDMAPTRVREILRIAQDPLSLDSPVGEADDSNLSDFIEDLQAEAPADAAARTMLVDAVVEAMSELNEREQQVVRLRFGLEDGQSRTLEEVGREFGVTRERIRQIESKTLAKLRHPHRSQKLRDYLDGD
- a CDS encoding TerC family protein, whose amino-acid sequence is MDTLLLAASGGTGRFVDLDIHIWEWAGLLGFITALLLFDVLVVHRRPHEIRFKEAAIESAVWISIGLAFTGVVYYIGRTSGVGPDGVHGVDAGAKAAGEYISGFLIEKSLSIDNVFVWAVIFSYFAVPAKYQFRTLFWGIFGALVLRAAFIFAGLALIQAVAFTLVVFGLVLLYTAQKIAFHDDATVDPDTSLVLRVVRRIIPSTSEYDGQHLFTKVDGRHLATPLLAVLIMIETTDVVFAVDSVPAILAVSEESFIVFSSNAFAILGLRALYFLLNGMQDRFRYLNYGLGAILAFVGAKMILTFTGERLDFPTEDFHISTPISLGVIVVVLAVTIVASLRADRRDGPPDGDGPDPGETADPAPAGVPGATGGTDGAEG
- the dnaG gene encoding DNA primase, which produces MGIVDDDIATVRDRTDMVAVASQFMQVKRVGTRWVGLCPFHGEKTPSFSINPTEKLYYCFGCQAKGDVITLVRELQHTDFVGAIEWLAGQCGVQLRYTDKGQGESRKRRSLLVGALERAVDFYHDRLLTGPEAGPARAYLRQRGFDGETVRRFRVGWAPDDWDQLARHLRLPDKELVDTGLGFVNRRRRQQDFFRGRVLFPIFDAQGSPIGFGGRVLPGGDGPKYRNTGQTQLYDKSKVLYGLNWAKDAAVKADEVIVCEGYTDVIGFASAGLTQAVATCGTSLTEEHVRMLKRFARRLVLAFDPDAAGAAAAERVYAWEQAHDLEVVVADLPAGEDPGDLARSDPDRLRAAVEDPTPFLGFRVGRALAAGRTDSPEGRARTAQAALDVIREHPSELIRDQYVMEVADECRIDVDRLRASLRTGAHPRPVDPTPRRRTGADTPETVALRLAVDADHRPTMLPLLHEVLFVDDLHAAAFRALREADGDLHAALDAADPGASELLVRLAAEEATGDPEDSRRTLLRLEGLREVDRLRRELRRDGDPAALQPLLAWLLVRLEEVRPDNRPAREVEDQLLGWLADRAEERS
- a CDS encoding DUF222 domain-containing protein, with the translated sequence MSAPSSDAEVPAWCASAAEALAQLAGVDPSAMGEADLAEHLPGLYRLRATLDAAIVDAVGTFDGRKQWALDGAFSASGWLAPRVGCTRAAASATVKVARHARHMPRAMTEARAGALSGDKLRVLAAARGVSERTAKEYDDDEARLVAEVRRRDVETGARLMRAWVAAADPDADDASHSEREERRKVNLSTSLDGMGFLDGLLTTEANAILRAQLEAITDDLHRWGLSSGADGTRLAAAQLRHDALVEMARRAAASATAVDVRRDARHRAEEAVAARDTEDAEDDVAGGGHSADEPDHSDRAPEGEDRADVEADPAGQDPLDVGGATGGPSSPEGGSDLDRRPDAGHLAALLGPDDLDDDEHDGDPGDVPPGGQDPCSHQTAAQGLLLPPGLPPPGAGPPTTGAEPDDKVAGGLGRPLFTALIDLDSLEGREPRDLLARRAEVVGVGPLSTADVARHLCDAGISRVVTCGRSLPLDVGAVSRTATPAQWRALIAHSATCEFPFCTAPWEWCEAHHLEHWTATHRTALDGLALECSGHHHLLHRPGWSMARRPDLTTVVTRPDGTTLTA
- a CDS encoding ABC transporter substrate-binding protein, whose amino-acid sequence is MLPSSDEPTPARNRQLRRWGPLAALAVVAIVVVAVVVATGGGDDDGGGDEETAAASAELPEGAISWTMAEEDDLDVTFPDTCDPETGKVAIPFFFTQECFADVDDNGGATSNGVTADSIKVVVYVAPEDDPVLDYVTSAIANDDTNQDVKDTYQGYVDLFNEYYQTYGRTVEVEFLDGSGTSDDEVAARADAVKAADEMGAFAVFGGPVLTSAFADELAARGVVCVGCTGGNEEFYAERSPYLYGVGINADQLQLHLVEYITKRLAGQPAEWAGDEAMTDQERTFGLLWIESNDTSAIQAERLEERLGEEGIDLAESISYTLDPARLQEQATSVIARFKAAGVTTLIFSGDPVAPATFTQEATAQGYSPEWLIGPSTLVDVNAFARTYDQDQWAHAFGPSALTVRQSAENSASYQLYEWYNGEPPPAVDTNAVLFPNPSLFFAGVQLAGPDLTPETFQAGLFSREPTPNVVTSPSLSYGDHGLWPYDDFNGTDDATEIWYDPTVEGLDEVDNEGTGMYRYVDGGVRHLPGEWPDGPAAVFDPEGTVTTFEDPPPDESPKDYPAP